The genomic segment attattaatttacGCTTACAAACctttaatataatattgttattagtatattagtattatattattgttataatagtaaccaaaatataatattagccttaacaatagaaaaacagaaaaaacaacaatattaacttaccttattagtgatatagcctgtgaagaaagagaagtgttattagagagtgtaaataagattgaggtcattagataagtgtgaaaaaatctagaatttgttttatttatttttatttatttttatatatatttcagtgaacattttacaatacaatcttttattattcttacctctgtgtccgagtccttcactgttgttgtatcttctctctctttggaggaatttagacttctgagcatctggtccattgattaaatcttataatacatttgtgtaCCGAGGGTTACATACCAAAAAGTGGCGAGAGCCAGCCAGGAGAGAGATTGCAACAACAGTGTCTAATTACAGTATTCGAGTTcactataaatattacaaatcggAGAGAACTTTAACGTCATGGATATCATAGAAAAAGAGAATGTAAATATCTCAAAAGCAGTAATTGTGGGTGGAATGACACTGACTGAGACAGACTCAGATTTAGAGTCATGGCTTTTAAGATATGGTAGTATTAACCGACATCTTCTCATTGATGACCCTGATTGTGAGTTTCATCGACATGCTATCATAGAGTTTACACATAACTCCGCGATGAAAACATTGATGCCTCTTTTGCCTTTAACTGTAGTTAGCATGTCAAACCCAAGTACCACTTTTATGGTACGTGCTTTAAGCTGCATCTACCCCCATATTGCTAGTGATAGTGCTACTAATGGATATCTGGAGGAATTGCAAAACATTGCTAGTTTTAGTGGGAAATCCATTGAGGAAGTACTCCAAACAGAGTTACTGAAAATTAAATTTGGTCCTTCTCATGCTGAGTCACTACCTGTTTTGGATAAAAAGCTTGAATTTCCAAATGCAGCACGTTCTCAAATACTTGATCGTAGCACAGTCAGTTCACCAAATAGACTGCTGTCCCCAGTCATATCACAAAGTATGATTACTGAACAAACAGCTTTTCCTTCATCTAGAATTTCACAATTTCATGAAGTTGAATCAACAAATTCAAAAAACCTGTCCAAGGAAAACCTTAACCATAGAAGTACTAAACCCACAGTAACAGTGTCATCCCATCCAGCACTTACCATGGATATAATTGATCCTCCTAGCGTGCAAAAGGTAATAGTTGAGCACATTGTCCGCACAAATGACACAGCTCATATGCACTATACCTCTTTTCGCCTCCGATCTTTCTCTGGAAAAATTCCTAGACCTGTTAATGAGCCAGACTTTGACACTTGGCGTGCCAGTGTTGATCTCCTACTGACAGATCCTTCTATATCTGATTTAAATCGAGCCAGAAAAATCATAGACAGTCTGCTTCCCCCTGCTGCAGATATTGTTAAACATGTCTCCCCTAACAGTTTACCTGCAGTATATCTGGAATTGCTGGAGTCTGTATATGGCTCTGTAGAAGACGGAGATGAGTTATTAGCCAGATTTATGAATAGCTTCCAAAACAATGGTGAGAAGCCTTCAACTTACCTGCACAGATTACAAGTACTCTTAAGCACAGCTATTCGACGAGGTGGGATATTTGAAGAAGAGAGAAACCGATATCTTCTAAAGCAGTTTTGTCGCGGCTGTTGGGACAGTTCCCTCATTGCTGAACTTCAATTAGAAAGGAGAAAAGCCACTCCTCCTTCATTTGCAGAATTAGTAGTACTTATCCGTACAGAAGAAGATAAAAATGCCTCTAAAGAAGAAAGAATGAGAAAACATTTAGGGCTAAATAAACACTATCCTGCCCCCTCGAAATTCAGACTGTCAGCTCACCAGATATCTGCCCACCAAAGTGAAACGCAGGATGATCAAACTGACACATCTCTCGCAAAGCAAGTGTGTGAACTTCAAGCTCAAGTTGTTGCACTGCAAAAGCCTTCAAgccagaaagaaaagaaaaaaaatgcaaaaccagATGAAGTGAGTGAGCTGAGAAATGTTGTCACTGAGTTACAGGCACAGATTACAGCCATGCAAACTACAGCCACTCCAAAAATTAAAAGTGATGTAGAAGCAACTGAAATTGCTGACTTAAAGAAACAGATTGCTGATTTAAAGGTTCAACTGACTGCCCCTGATATGTATAGAAACCGCACCAGAAACTTGCTGCCTGAACCTAGAGCAACAGATTGTTACAGAGCTAGTAAACTACCTGAAAGTAGACCTCGTCCGGGGTATTGTTTTAGATGTGCGAAAGATGGTCATCTTGCCAGCAGCTGTAGTAATGCTCCTGACCCTACTAAAGTTGCTGAGAAAAAACGCAAGTTAAGGGAGCGACAAGCCCAGTGGGATACCCAACAAGTAGCAATCATGAATCCTTTAAACTGAGGACGGTCTCTGTAGAGGGGCATACAGAgactaaaagaaataataattgccCTGAGAAACGTAAACAATTGTTCAACCAAAATGCGTGTGACGCACCCCCTTTGAGAAATTTACCAAGAGGATTAGTGGGAGTGAAGTGTACTGCCCAAATAACTGTTGGTGATAAAAGAGTTTCCTGCCTTCTGGACACAGGGTCCCAAGTAACTACTGTTCCCTGGTCATTTTATCAAGAGAATTTATCAAATTGTCCACTTAAATCATTGGACAACTTGCTGGAAGTGGAAGGGGCAAATGGTCAAACAGTGCCTTATCTTGGATATGTGGAATTGACTCTTAAGTTTCCCAGAGAGTTCCTTGGAACAGAGACAGAAGTGCCCACTTTAGCCCTGGTAGTCCCAGATTTGATGAACACTCCCCAAGTTCTAATTGGCACAAATTCATTAGATGCTCTTTACAGTAACTATGTCCAACAATCTGCTTCCTTTCCTCAATCTAACTTCCATGGTTACCGTGCAGTGCAAAAAGTTTTAGAAGCAAGATACAAACAAGCAAGTGCTGATGTAGTGGGCTGTATCAAATTCAAGGGACATGTTCCAGAGGTAGTACCTGCAGGATGTACAGTGGTTCTTGATGGACATGTTCTAGTTAATTGTCCTCACGTAGGAAAATGTGTAGCTCTAGAGTCACCAACTTCACCCGCTTTACCTGGTGGTTTGCTAGTTGCCAGCTGTTTGCATTCCTTACCCAGCAAAAGGCATCAACAGTTACCAGTTGTGTTACGGAATGAAACTCAGACCGACATTACCATCTATCCCAGAACTATAATTGCTGAATTGCGGGCAGTCCAAGAAGTAATAAAGAGTGGGCCAGTAAATTCCAGCACTGTCAATAAAGAACTTTGTGCTTGTTCCAATCTCAAATTTGACTTTGAAAATTCCCCATTGACACCTGAATGGAAGAAACGAATATTGGATCAATTAAATTCCATGCCTGAAGTCTTCGCCTTGCATGACTTAGATTATGGACATACAAACAAAGTCACTCACCGAATAAAGCTTAATGATGAGACTCCTTTCA from the Danio rerio strain Tuebingen ecotype United States chromosome 17, GRCz12tu, whole genome shotgun sequence genome contains:
- the LOC137488159 gene encoding uncharacterized protein codes for the protein MDIIEKENVNISKAVIVGGMTLTETDSDLESWLLRYGSINRHLLIDDPDCEFHRHAIIEFTHNSAMKTLMPLLPLTVVSMSNPSTTFMVRALSCIYPHIASDSATNGYLEELQNIASFSGKSIEEVLQTELLKIKFGPSHAESLPVLDKKLEFPNAARSQILDRSTVSSPNRLLSPVISQSMITEQTAFPSSRISQFHEVESTNSKNLSKENLNHRSTKPTVTVSSHPALTMDIIDPPSVQKVIVEHIVRTNDTAHMHYTSFRLRSFSGKIPRPVNEPDFDTWRASVDLLLTDPSISDLNRARKIIDSLLPPAADIVKHVSPNSLPAVYLELLESVYGSVEDGDELLARFMNSFQNNGEKPSTYLHRLQVLLSTAIRRGGIFEEERNRYLLKQFCRGCWDSSLIAELQLERRKATPPSFAELVVLIRTEEDKNASKEERMRKHLGLNKHYPAPSKFRLSAHQISAHQSETQDDQTDTSLAKQVCELQAQVVALQKPSSQKEKKKNAKPDEVSELRNVVTELQAQITAMQTTATPKIKSDVEATEIADLKKQIADLKVQLTAPDMYRNRTRNLLPEPRATDCYRASKLPESRPRPGYCFRCAKDGHLASSCSNAPDPTKVAEKKRKLRERQAQWDTQQVAIMNPLN